The sequence below is a genomic window from Zymoseptoria tritici IPO323 chromosome 13, whole genome shotgun sequence.
ATTGATGAGGTATCGCAAGGGATTGGTGGGCCAGGTGGGGCTTAATGCGCCGCTGAGGAGGGTTTTCATGGTGGGCGACAATCCGGAAAGCGATATCAAAGGTGCGAATCGGTACAAGAGTGGGAGTGGGGTGCGGTGGAGTAGTGTATTGGTCAAGACGGGAGTGTGGAGGGAGGGGACGGCGCCGAGTGAAGCGTCGGAGTATACGGTGGATGGGGTTTGGGATGCGGTCAGGTTGGGGATTGAGGAGGCGGGTGGCAGGGTGGAGGAGTAGGACTGAGGAGTCTTCGATGGAAGGGTGATGGATGGGAATTGCACGGCTGGTGGATTTTGAGAATGCATTGCTGATAAATGATAGATGTTCGATACCAAATCCTAACGACAACTTTTGCTCTAGCAAATCAGCGGTACGCATCACAAGCAAGACGATGAACGCCAGAACACGACGGAGCCAAAACGTGCAGCGATCCGTCGACGCAGCTGTGTTGATCTCCATGGCCACGGATAGCATCCACGGCATTATTTTTGCCTGTCTTGCATGCGCATTCGGACCAGAGGATAGCCATTACCATCTGATACTGCTCGCTATCTGGAACATGTCACAAGACCTGAAGACTACTCGATTTTCAACAACAGAATTCTCCGACTTCGGCCAACTCGGATCCAGATACCCATTGTGGCATTATGGAGAAACCACGGCCAACTTCACCTCGTCTCGGGCAAGACTGCGGTAGTATCGTGGAGCTTCATGCAGGTACCTAGTATGCCGTGCAGGCGGGGTTGCGATGCTGCGTTATCGCTCAGAGACCACGTCTTCGCACTATTCAATCTCCCAGTATCTTTAGCTCAAACAAAAGAGTACTCATATCAAAGCTTCGAGACTACGGATACCGCTGGAAGAATACCAGAGCTCTCTGACGAGGATATCGCATCGACTTGTAGACTCAAAAACTCCCGGCAAGGCCCCAGAATCGCTCACAACAGAGCGACAAATCGATCTAGCAGCGCATCCACCCAGCAAACAAGCCAACATGTCAACCACCACAACTACCACGGCCATGACAGCCGATCAACTCCCTACACAAACCGGCACAACAGCCCAAGCCATCGCCTCACTCCCACATCCCACCTCCAAGCCCTACTCATCCTCAATCCTCCACGCCTCTCTGAAATCCAACCCCTCGCAAATTACCTCTGCCAAAGGCAACTACATCACAACCACCACCGGCCAGAGAATCTTCGACGCAACCGGCGGCGCGGCGGTCGCTTGTCTCGGCCACTCCCACCCTCGCGTCCGCGAAGCGATCTTGAAGCAACTGGATAGCGTGGCATACGTCTATTCGCCGTTCTTCTCCACCCCCTCATCGGAAGCTCTGGCGAAGAAATTGGTCGCTTCCACAGGTGGTGAGATGACGAAGGCATTCATCGTCTCCTCGGGCACGGAGGCGGTTGAAGCGGCGTTGAAATTGGCGAGGCAGTATTTTCTTGAACTTCCCACTCCTCGGCCTGAGCGAACTAATTTCATCGCGAGGAAGCAGTCGTATCATGGGAATACGCTTGGTGCGCTTGGAGTTGGGTCGCATGttgcgaggaggaagatgtatGCTCCGTTGCTGAGCGGGAATACTACGCATGTTTCGCCGGCGCATGTGTATCGTGGTATGCgggatggagaggacgagTCCGACTACGTCGCCCGCTTGTTGGAGGAAGTCGAAGACGAGTTCCAACGTCTTGGACCAGATACGGTGTGTGGTGTGGTAGTCGAAACGATGGCGGGCCTTACCCTTGGCGCCGTTCCTCCACCTCGGGGATACATCTCTGGCCTCAAGTCGCTTTGTGTCAAGTATGGCGCTCTCCTCATTCTCGATGAGGTGATGTGCGGTATGGGACGTACAGGCTCTCTTCACGCCTGGCAACAGGAAGAGGGCGATGCCGTTCCGCATTTACAGACTGTCGCTAAAGGACTGGGAGCTGGATATCAACCTATTGGAGCGTTGCTTGTGAATAGGAGCGTTGTTGAGGTGCTTGAAAAGGGCACGGGAAGTTTTGTGCACAGCCAGACGTATCAGGGACATCCGGTAGCCTGCGCAGCGGCGTTGGAAGTGCAGAGCGtcatcgaagaagaagaactaGTCGAGAACGTCAAAAATCTGGGAGCGTACTTGGGCAGCGAACTCAAGCGGCGTCTCGAAGCCCACCCTAATGTCGGCGATGTTAGAGGCAGAGGGTTTCTGTGGGGCGTAAGTATCCTCCCTTCTCACCATCCCCTTCCCCACTCTCCTGTTCGCTCACGAACtgacctcctcgacctcagATCGAATTCGTACAAAACAAACAGACGAAACAACCCTTCCCCGCCTCTCGAAAGTTGGCCGCACAACTCCACGCGGTCGGCATGAGTCCAGGCTTCGACATCTCCCTGCTACCCGGCGGAGGCGTGGCGGATGGAACAGATGGCGATGTGATCGTTGTGGCGCCGGCGTACAATTGTTCGAGGGAGGATGTGGACTTCATTGTGGAGAAGATGGTCAAGGTTGTTGAGGAGGTTTTGGGACCAGTTTGAGAGAGGGACGGTCCATCAACGGGGCTGTGAGGGCAGGCGCTGGCCTTCGCGAGCTTTCTGAGATGTGAAGATACTACTGCGCTTGCGAATGGGTCCGGCGAGGTCCATGTCCTTGTCATTGCGTAGTACATTTCAGGGAGGACGGCCAAAGACAACTGTTGAGCCGGAGTTCTGCCGAAGTCCATacttcgtcgtcgacaatGCTGTGGTCTTGATCTTTGGTCTCTGCCTCGAGTATACCGCTGTCTCGTTTCTCCTGTCCTCCTGCAGAATAATGAATACTTCCTGTGTGTTGTACGGTAACCTAGGAAGCTGAGTGCcgatcttcttcctccgttTGCGACTGACATCACCTCACATCTCTGCACTCACATCGTCCTTTCTCTTCGAAACAACCATTTCTGAAGCCACGAAGCCATCCTCTGTATACACAAGTCGAAACTTCAGAGCGGAAACGCCAGCATGGCGACCCTGGATCCCGCTCTGATAAAGCTCCTGTCAATTTCTCCTTCGACCTCCAGCAAGATATCCTccatcggcggcggcgattcTTCCGCCTCGGCCTCCAAAGTCACGATCACCAACGAAGATGGGACAAGCACGCAATACTTCCTCAAGACTGGGCGTGGTCCCTCGGCTGCACTCATGTTCGCAGGCGAGCACGCCTCACTCAACGCTCTTAGCACCGCCGTGCCCTCCATGtgcccgaaatccttcggACATGGCGAATTTATCGATACCCCTGGGAAATCCTTCCTACTTACGGAGTTCCTGGATTTGAGCGCCGGCGGTCGAAGCAGAGGGAAAAGCCAAGGTCCGACATCTCTCGCCCAAAAATTGGCCAAACTCCACACAATTCCCGCTCCAATACCGGAGCGCTATGAAGCTCCTCAATTCGGCTTCCCAGTCCAGACTTGCTGCGGAGATACAGCGCAAGACaataccttctcctcctcctgggCGGACATCTACGCCAACTCCCGCCTCCGCTTCATCGTCCGCGAAGCCGAGAGAAATCAGGGTAAAGACGCCGAGATGAGCAATATGGTCGACGAACTTTGCACTCGCGTCGTGCCGCGCCTCATTGGCGACAACCATCTAGATGGTGGCAAAGGCGTCACACCCGTCGTTGTCCACGGTGATCTTTGGTCTGGGAACGCTTCTCGGGGCAAGTTGCCCGGTATGGCAGAGCCGGAAGATGTGGTCTTCGACTCGTCGGCTTGCTATGCACATTCGGAGTACGAGTTGGGTATTATGAAGATGTTCGGCGGGTTCGGAGGGGAGTTCATGAGGGAGTATCATGAATTGGTGCCGAAGACAGAACCGAAGGAGGAGTATGACGATCGGATCAAATTGTACGAGCTGTATCACCATCTAAACCATCATGCGATGTTTGGTGGCGGATATCGAAGTGGGGCGATGGGGATAATGAGGATTCTGGTTGGGAAGTACGGGAGCGATGAAAAATCATAATAGGACGGAGTTGTGACCGGAGGCTGCTGAACGAAAGGAGTACGCCCAATGGGAAAGTCACGCGCTCCAATTGCTACGGTAAGTGGCCACAGGACCGCAGGTGGTCGCAGTACCACGCCAACGGCCATTCTTCGCACAAAACCGATCCATGGACGGCACTGATCGTCGAGGACTCCTTTCCCGCTCGGTCGTATCGAGAAGAAAGCAGAGCAGAGAATACCTCATCGGAGCCGTATTGATACTGGCAGACGCAGCGGGAGTAGCGGGctgaggtggtggtgaggaggaggatgaagacgggAAGGAAGTGCATGGCTGCGGGACTGAGTGTGCCGTTTTGGACGGGGATATGGGTGTGCCGTTGGGCTGCGTGGTTGTATCAAGCAGAGTCGGCGGGCGATGTCTGGAGGAAGTAGAAGGATCGAcggacgacgaagaaaagaGGATGCGATCGCCGGAGTAGAACAGTTGGGGCGGAGCTGCAGACCGTGGCAACTGTCGTCTGTTCATCACGCATTGCCAACTCGTTCAGGAAGATCCAGACAGATCGATGCGTGTCCCAGAAGCAAGGGCTGGTATAGAAGCCTACTCCTCGAGCCTGACAGCCTCACTCTGGCAGAGCTGACGTACCGACCTTGAGCCTATGGGAGACTGGAACTGAGATATTGTGATTGGAAATCCATCAGCTGAGGCTACGTATCAATCGAATCTGAGCTTGGTACAACAGAGCAACTAGCCGGTCGAAGATGTGCATCGCGCGGGAAATGCCCATCTAGTCGACAACATCATTCTCATGGAAAACCAAACACCTCACCTCAAtactctccctctcctccttggCCTCCGTCCCCTCAACCTCAAACGCCGAATGCGGCACCCTCTTCGCTCTCACTCCATCTTCCGCCCGATTATCAAAACACTTGatcaacaccacctcctcaGGAGTCTGATGGTGCTTATAGAACCACTTCTGTCCCTCAGCATGCTTGACACTGAGAGTTTCGCCCTTGCGGGTATCGTAGATTAGGCCGATTGGCACGAGATCCTCTTCCGCGACGCTCTGGGATTGGGCGACGGCTAATGGATCCCGGAGGACTGTGCGGATTGGTCGCCAGACGTTGATGATTTGAACGCggccgcggaggagatggtcgGCTTCGGATGGGAGATGGTGAGGGACGCGGGACAGGGCGGCGGAGTAAGATTGGTCGATGTGAACGCGGCGGACGGGACCGCGGAGGTTGAGTTTCGGTGAGGTTTGGTCCTCCTGGGCTGGGTCGGAGGCGGTGGCCGGGGTGGGGCGTCGAATGGTGTGGTCGAAGATGAAGGTGCGGGTTGCGCCGGTGCTGAGGATGGGAGAGTTAGTATATTTTGCAGAGGACATAGTTGGACAGGAAACAGGACGTACACATCTTTCAGCAACTGATCAATCTCCTTGTAGTACGTTTCCTTAATCACATCGTCGTCCAAGAAGTCCTTCTCCCCGCTCACGCTCGGCACCAATTGGAAGCCATGGCTGTCGAGCGTGTACTTGTCTTCATCTCCGGTTACATCGTGGATCGTGACTTTGTGGGCGTCGACAGGTCGTTCATATGTCTCTGGTCGACCGACGTACGTCGGCGCGGGTGGCGAGCCATCTTCGTTGTCTTTGTGGAAGTTGAGAATTGTTTCCACGTCGTGTTTGCGAGGTTTCGAAGTGACTTTCAATGCTGGTGCTACATGGTTGTGGGTCGAAAAAGTGTGGACGTGTTGTTGGGTTGTGGTGGTCGCCATGATTTGCCGGCTGGTGTTCTGAATAGTTCTGCTTTTTGCAACAGGCAGAGATGGACATGGGTGATATAACTAGAGTCGTCCTGCTCCTGCGATATAATGGTCAGCAGAATGATTTGCATTACCAAGCGGTGCGTCTGATGTTCTTGTCCCCGCAAGCACGCCTTCGTGCAGCTGTGTTGCGATTGAGGATTGTCAATGCGATCGACCAATCGAACAGCTGCCTGTACCTCGTCTGTAACAACATGCAGAGTGAGCGTATCAATCCTTTACCATTTCAAATCAGACGTTCATGCTCGATACATGCCAAAGGGCGCACAAAACTGCATAAGTTGTGCCTGCTGGACGGCCTGATTAGCAAGCTCAACACCTTCCTGCAGGATGCTCGGCTCGATGCCAGTTTTGTAGCCGCCGCTGAGCAATGCAAGACGTCTCGCAGTTGCGCTTCGCACATCATGCGCGACGAACCAGCAATGCCCTTCAAAAGGACACCGGGCGGTCTTCGACCAAAGCCACTCGACTGTATCGTAGAGGCGATATCATCCTGTCCGCTGTAGCTGTCGCTGCCAAGCAGGCATCGCCCATTTGACCATGTATTCGGAAGCcagcaactcctccgccgtcgCCCTCTCGCTTGGCTCAAACTTCAACATCGACCTCAAAAGTTCTTCCAAAGCCCGCATCTCTCCGCCTTCCACATCCCAATCGCACGTCTCCCTCGTCTCGCCTCGTCCCAATCGCCACAAGCGTTGCTGCAGCGGTCGGAACTTGGGGGTGTGGATTCTTTTAATGTCCTCAATGTAGGATCCATCCGGCTGGAAGAACTCTTGGCGCTGGGCCCATTTATCCCACCATCGCTTCGGCGGCTGACCCAGTGCATTGATTGTATCCGCGAGAAGGTCATCTCGATCCGAGGCAAAGCTCTCGAATAAAGGCCGCTCACCAAGTACCTCGTACAGGCTGACACCGAGCGTCCAGACATCCGCGGCCGGCGTTATGGGCTCGCCGAAGAAGTCTTCTGGAGGCAGATATAGAGCAGGGCTGTGTAGCTCGGGTGTGCTGTCCGCAGGCCACATGAAAGATGTTCCATAGTCAATTATCTGGACTTCTGGGTCGACGATTTGATCTGCGGGTATTTCGTTGTTGAGCGGATAGACAGCGTAGAGTGGCGCATGAGGTTGAGCCGGGGCGCCATCGATTCTGCGGATTGGCACCGTGTCGAGGCGATACTGCTTGTATAACATGTCGGGCTCCAATGTCTCAAGATCTGGACCGCGCAGGAggaggtttcggaggtggagatctGCTTGATATGTTAGTCGTGAGGGATTTGCGCCTGAATGATTCATCGTACATACCTGCATGGCAGACTCCGTGCGCGTGTATATATGAAAGCCCCATGATCAGCTGAGCGGCAATAGATCTCGCGGTCTCGGCCGGGAACATGAAATTCGTCGAATTCTCTTTCAATTCCGGGATGCTGCAACCAGCGGGCTCTTGTACTAGGCAACTGTGTCGCCCATTGGGACCTTTGATCGAAAACTCTTCGAGGAGCAAAGGAATGAAACGCTTCCCTTGGTCCCACGAGTCTCCGTCGCTGAGATAACGGAGGATTTCCCCTTCGCTGTCATTTTCTGATCCGCTGGCGAGCAGGATCTTCAGCGAGACAGATCGGTTGCGCAATTGGTCCCGAGCGAGCCAAATGGTCGAATAGCCTCCGTATCCAAGCTTGTGAACGACGTGATAGCGGCCGTCATGGAATGTGTCTCCAATGACCACAGGGTGATAGCCGCCGGGACTGTATTCTTCGAAATCTTCAACATCTACCTCGCGATCATACGTGCGCTCGCGCGGCGCAGATGCGTTGAAGGACATCGAGCGGAAGCACACGCtgcggagaggatgagaggATGCAGAGCGGGAAGCGAGAGCAAATGTCAAAGGTCTGGTGCTTGTTGACGAGAGACGCGGTTTTTGGAACGATCGAGGTCGAAGTTGGGAGATGTGGGCGACAAGTTGTCGTTTGCACCTCCACCAGCTCATCGTGAGAAAGTCGCACCTTCGCGAATCGTCGTGTCTGGCACCGATGAGCGCGTGTCAACATTTCGTTACCCTACCAACGTGATGGGTGTCGAGCGTAATTCCGCATGTCCATTGTGATCTCAACGACACGCGGTCGCGATGTCTCACGGGACAATGTTGTTAGAGAACGTGAAGAAGCTGGAGATTCACGAACAGGGAACTTCGTAGTGTATAGTCGCCCATAAACAGCGCCAAGACCACATCACTATCCCGTCTTCCATGCCTACACCACATATAGCTTGCCTCGATTCTCGACACGACCGCGCAGTGGTACTTGCACGAGATGCCTTCGGTTTGATCAGAATGGCATGGCTCCTGGACCTCAGCGCTGATGCAAATGGCTGACGACGAAGCGAAGCGCAAGCTTCACGGCTGTGCATGTGCAATCTCAGTATTCACCAATATCCATGGCAACAATGTGAATAATGCAGCATTGCAACCTCATGAAGACGGAGCCAAACTGATCGTTATCATGTCTCTTCCTCGGACAATTGTTCAACAACGCCTCCGCCAGCCTCACGATGGCTGCCCGGACTATCGAATACATCTGGAAGATTACACGACCAAAGGACGAGGCAATCGCACGAGCTCTGATGCATGCAGCCTACCAGACTGCGGTACAGACGGATCCAAATACGACCCAGGTCCTGATCAGGTATGACAAGCTTCAGCGACAGATTCATAGTTCAGCAGCAGCCACTGACCGCTCCACAACTCAGATCTTACGTCCATACGTCGACCAAAACCCGTGGCATGCACAGGCCAGACGACCCTCTTGTCACCATCTCCTTGAAGAATCCAGTAACTGCGCAACAGCAGAAGCATCAAAACAAGTCACGGCTACACCAACGACGTACGCTCGTTCAATGTGGTCAAGGTCGTGCCTAGCGACTACATCAAGGACGATCGTGTAGCGAAAGCGTGGCCAGCCCGCATGGCTACCAATCCGAAAGACACGTTTGCGGGCGAGCCTGGTCTGCTCGGACCAAACGACACGAAGAATTCCTTCATCACATGGCCCTCGGAAGAGACCGGCGAGTGATCGAACTCGAGAGACGTCGAGAACACCATCCAGCAGGCGTCTCGGGTTCGTGGCCGCGATGGCGGAAATCTGCTTTTGTGTCTGGGCCCAGGATGTGTTCGTTGGGGAAGGACACGAGCATAGAAAGCAGTATCTGTCTCATGGCCTATCAGCGCTTCTACTGCTCCGTGCATCATCGACGTCGCGACTCACAGGTGTGCTTTGGTGACTCCAGTACTCTCGACTTCACTTATCATGGCGGCACGACATAGTACCTGAAATTTCAGCAATAGCATTTTCAGACTCAGCAGGTGTGTGTTGATTGCGGCAACTATCCATCATAACCGCAAATACCACAATTGACCCATGTGCGCACTTTCCCAGTGACGCCGTGCCTATGCCCGTATTTTGAAGTCGTGAAGTCCAGAGATGAGCGATTTGcttactcctcctcctcatcgccagcatcatcaccaccagcaTCCTTGTTGGCGGCAGCGGCGGCCTTCTTTCTCCGCACACGACCGGGACGTCCACCACCGAATGGCGAGGTAAGGGCGAAGTCGATGTGCTTCTGCGAATCGAGACGGACGATGAAGGATGGGACGTTGACGATTTGCTTGCCGACGCTGGAGTGGTTGTCAGTGATGTGTATGACAGAGATCAGAAGATGTCGAGACATACCGGATGTGGCGCTGGCGGATGAGAACACGAGCGTGGTGAATGGACTTGGCGAGGCCGAGCTTGTACACGCAAGTCTGGAGGCGGCGCTCCAAGAAATCCTCAACCTTGAGGGCAAGCACGTAATCGAGCTTCATGCGGGACTCGTCGAGCACACCGACACGGACCAGACGGCGAATGAGAGCGTTGCCTTCGAAGAGACGCTTGGggtccttctcgtccatGGTGAGAAGCTGACTGAGAGGATGTCAGTCGATTGTTCTGCTTGCGCACCTCTTGCATGTATCCTTACCGAGCGGCACGACGAATCTTGGAGAGGGTGAGGCCGACGCGCCACACCTCACGCTTGTTGCGGAGACCATATTCTCCGACGGTCTTCAACTCGGCGTCACTATGTAGGTTGTTAGACCATTGACTTGAACGCGAGCAAGCTCACGATCAGTGGCCATGGGAGTGTACTGACAGACGAGCCGACTCGAATGGACGACGTGGGACCTTGTAGGTCTTGGAGTAACTGCGTCTGAGTGGTTGTTAGCATGGATTGACGGTCTTTTGAAGGAATCCGAGCGGTCGAAATGCGGCGACCTGGCGGTGGTGCGATTGAGCTGTGTGATGTATGCAATCCTCCTCTTGATTCATCCATTGCTGGTCTTCTGTCACACGGCGACCATTGCAGCAATGTATTCCTCCTTTCTGTCCACCACCCAACTCGCTCGAGAGACCTCATTTCGCATCGCAATACCCTGCATCGCACCAATCGCACCGTCGTCCAAGTCGCTGCATTCGAGGGTTCCGCTGCGTTCGCGTGGGATATTGTGACTTACGGGGCCATGGCTGTGGTTGTCGATGTTGCTGCGTCGCAGTTCAGTTCTTAAAAGCGAAGTCAAAGAAAGCTGGAAAACGAAGTGGGAAGGGCTTCGTGGGCTTGGCGCGGCAGGAGCGACGGATAGTGCCGTTATGACGCCTGAGGCAGGATCGAAGCACCTACCAGGGGCCATGCTCGTGAATATTCACGCACATGAGCTAGCGCGGGAATGTATCGCACCAATGGGATAGACACATGAGTATTGCAACGCAAATTAGCAGCGTTGAGCGCGTGAAAATGAAGTAAATTGAGAGGCAATCACACTGAATGCATACACGGTCTCAACGCTTGAAGCACTGTCGCAATGCCATAGAGCCTTGCAATTCACCAATGGCGGTACAGGGGCCATGCTATTTACAAAAAGtcatgcctcaggcaagCACATGTCGTCCACGGCTGCCACCTTAGGCTGACAccgacctcgacttcgttCCCCTCGACATCAATATACACCATGCCATGCAGGATGGCGTCCGGCAAACATGTGCCGGACTCAGCAGCCTACCGTCCGACGTCTCTCAACTTCATCAATCATCCGAACCCCATCGAACCGCATGCACAAATACAGAAACACCCTTTAAATGGAACGCCTCGCCTTGAGAATGCGCGCTTGGAGGACATATTCGACTTGATACTGGAGCCAAGTGCTGAGAGGCCAGCCAAACGTAAGAAGGTGGCCGACAATAATGTACTGGATTTGCCGAGACCGACTGTTAGAAATCAGGCGAAGCGATTGAGGATTCCGCCGACACTTTCTGGATTGCATCAGCCTCCGCCTGATGCCCGACTCCTGCCATCGATCAATGTAGAGAAGCCTCATGCGCCAACTTTACCGCAGAAGGAGAATATCCCGGACTCAGCTCGACCAGAACAGGTCATCGTGGAGAAGCAGGTTCCACCCCCAGCCACTAGGGAAGACACGTCCGCAGAGAAAACGACCAAGTCGCAGACCAAGCGTTTGAAGCGACATCGATGGACGGAGCAAGAAACTGGAGATCTCTTGAAAGGCGTGGCAAAGTTCGGCATTGGAAATTGGACGAAAATATTGAATTGTCCGGATTACGATTTCGGGAAACGCACAGCAATGGAT
It includes:
- a CDS encoding 40S ribosomal protein S9, with translation MAPRSYSKTYKVPRRPFESARLDAELKTVGEYGLRNKREVWRVGLTLSKIRRAARQLLTMDEKDPKRLFEGNALIRRLVRVGVLDESRMKLDYVLALKVEDFLERRLQTCVYKLGLAKSIHHARVLIRQRHIRVGKQIVNVPSFIVRLDSQKHIDFALTSPFGGGRPGRVRRKKAAAAANKDAGGDDAGDEEEE